GTGGACATCGTCGGGAGCGCCAATGTGCTCACCGGCGACGCAATTCCCGACGACTATTCCCACGACGAGGAGTTGACGCAGCCGCCGCAGAGGCCGGCCTACGTCGTCAAACCGGCCACCGCAGAAGAGGTTTCGCGACTGCTGACGGCCGCCTCCGACCATCGAACCCCGGTGACGGCACGCGGGTCCGGGTGCGGCTTGTCGGGGGCCGCGCGGCCGTGCGAGGACGGCCTGCTGATCTCGTTCGAACGAATGAATCGGGTACTGGAGATAGACACCGCTAACCAGGTCGCCGTCGTCCAGCCCGGGCTGACGCTGACCGAACTGGACGCCGCGACCGTCGATTCCGGGCTGGGGTACATGGTTCATCCAGGTGAGCTGTCGTCGAGCGTCGGCGGCAACGTCGGCACGAACGCCGGCGGTATGCGCGCGGTCAAGTACGGCATAGCCCGCCATAACGTGCTGGGGCTGCAGGCAGTGCTGCCGACCGGCGAGATCATCCGAACCGGCGGCAAGATCGCCAAGGTGTCCTCCGGCTACGACCTGACCCAGCTCATCGTCGGCTCGGAAGGCACCCTGGCCCTGGCCACCGAGGTGATCGTCAAGCTGCATCCACGTCTGGACCACAGCGCCAGCGTGCTGGCCCCGTTCGCCGACTTCGATCAAGTCATGGCGGCGGTGCCCAAGATCGTCGCCAGCGGGCTGGCACCGTACATCTTGGAATATATCGACAACCTGACGATGGCCGCGCTCGTGCACACCCAGAACCTGGAGCTGGGCATTCCGGATCAGGTCCGCGACAGCTGTCAAGCGTATCTTCTTGTGGCAGTAGAGAATCGCACCGCAGATCGGCTACTCGAGGATGTCGAGACGGCCGGCGAGATGCTGGCCGAAATGGGAGCCATCGACGCCTACGTACTGGAAGGAAGCTCGGCGCGCAAGCTGATCGAGGCGCGCGAGAAGGCGTTTTGGGCGGCAAAAGCCGCGGGTGCCGACGACATCATCGACACCGTCGTGCCGCGCGCGTCGATGCCGAAGTTCCTCAGCGCCGCACGCGCTCAGGCGGCGGCCGCGGGCGGCGCCGCGATCGGTTGCGGCCACGCCGGCGACGGCAATGTGCACCTGGCCATCATCTGTAAGGAGCCGGCGAAGAAGAAGCAGCTGATGACCGACATCTTGGCACTGGCAATGGAATTGGGCGGCGCGATCTCCGGCGAGCACGGCCTGGGTCACGCCAAGACTCCGTACTTCCTGCAGCTCGAAGACCCGGCCAAGATCGCGCTGATGCACCGAATCAAACAGAGCTTCGACCCGGCGGGGATCCTCAACCCCGGTATTCTGTTCCCGGCCGATATAACGTGAGCGGCCACACCTTGTTGGGCTCGCGGCCGCCGCAACGACTCATCGACCATGCGCCGCTGCCGTCCGGTCCATCGATCCATCTCGAGACGTCGAGAGGGTAGTCAGCGATGCGCTCAGGTAGGCCGCTGGCCGCGCTGGTAGCGGCGCTTGTCGGCGTGATGCTGAGCGGTGCGCCACCGGCGGCGCACGCCGATCAACCCGCGTTCGTCGTGAACCCCATCAGCCACGTCGACACGCTCATCGGCACCGGGACGGGTGGCGAAACGGTGGGTGAAATCAACAACTTCCCCGGGGCCACGGTGCCGTTCGGCATGGTGCAGTACTCGCCGGACACCACTGACACCTATGCCGGCTACGACCACGACAACGAGCGCTCGACCGGATTCAGCATGACCCACGCCTCGGTGGGCTGCGCTGCGTTCGGCGATATTTCGATGCTGCCGACCACCACCCCGATCGGCCCGCGGCCCTGGGACGATTGGGAGGAGATCGCCCACGACGGCACCGAGGTGGGCGTGCCCGGCTACTACACGGTGCGCTTCCCCGTCACCGGGGTGACCGCGGAACTGACCGCCACCACGCGCACCGGTGTCGGCAGGTTCAGCTACCCGGCCAACAGTCAGCCTGCGCTGTTCCACGTGCGTTCCGGCGGGTCGCTGGGGGGTAACGACGCCGCGACCATCCAGATCGGCCAGGACCACACCACGATCACCGGATCTGCGACGACCGGTGGATTCTGCGGCAAGAACAACACCTACACGGTGTACTTCGCCATGAAGTTCAGCCGGCCGTTCACCTCGTATGGCACCTGGGACGGCGATGCGGTCTATCCCGGTGCCGGCAGCGCGGATTCGATCCACAGCGGGGGGTACGTGGAGTTCCCGACCGGCTCGACACTCGAGGCGCGGACCGCGATTTCCTACGTCAGTGTCGACGGGGCGCGGGCCAACCTCGCGGCCGAGGGCGGACGGAGTTTCGACGAGGTGCGCGCCGCCGCATTAGCGCAGTGGAACGCCGCGCTGGCCCGCATCACGGTGGCCGGCACCGATAGCGCCGACCTGCAAACCTTCTATACCTCCCTGTATCGAACCCTGTTGCACCCCAACACGTTCAACGACGCCGACGGCCGCTATATCGGCTTCGACGGCAAGATCCACACCGTGGCCCGGGGGCACACCCAGTACGCCAACTTCTCCGACTGGGACACCTATCGGTGCTTGGCGGCCCTGCAAGCACTGCTGTTCCCGGCACAGGCCGGCGACATGGCCCAATCGCTGGTGAACGACGCCGAGCAAAGCGGATCGCTTCCCCGTTGGGCCCTGGCCAATTCCGCGACCGGCGAGATGACCGGAGACAACGTGGTGCCGCTCATCGTGAACCTCTACACCTTCGGGGCCAGAGACTTCGACGTCAAGACGGCGCTGCGCTACATGGTCAGCGGAGCCACCCAGGGCGGTGTCGGTCGGGGCGGCTACGTGGAGCGACCCGGAATTGCCACCTACCTGGAGCGCGGCTACGCACCCCAGACCGACGAGTTCCGAGCCGACCACAACATCGTCGGCGCCTCGATCACGCTGGAGTGGTCGGTCGACGACTTCGCCATCTCCCGGTTCGCCGATGCGCTCGGCGACACCGCGACCGCTGCCGAGTTCCAGAACCGGGCGCAGTACTGGCAGAACCTGTTCAATCCGGCCACCGGTTACCTCTCGCCCCGCAACGCCGACGGCACGTTCCCCCTCGGGCCCGGCTTCGTGGAGCCTCTCCGGGGCTTCGGCCAGGAAGGGTACGACGAGGGCAACGCCGAGCAATACCTGTGGTTGGTGCCGCACAATGTCGCGGGCCTGGTGGCCGCTCTCGGCGGCCGCCAGGCCGCGGCCGACCGGCTCGACCGCTTCCTGACTGAACTCAATGCGGGCCCCAACAGGCCGTTTATGTGGGCCGGCAACGAGCCGGACTTCGGGGTGCCGTGGCTGTACAACTACGTCGGTCAACCGTGGAAGACCCAGGAGGCGGTCAACCGGGTGCGCAGCGAACTATTCGGCCCCAGACCCGATGGCGAGCCGGGCAACGACGACCTCGGCGCGCAATCCAGCTGGTATGTCTGGGCCGCACTCGGCCTGTTCCCCAGCACCCCGGGAACGCCGGTCCTCACCGTGAACACACCGCTGTTCGATCGCGCTCAGGTATCGATTCCGGGCGGCAAGACCATCCGGATCTTCGCCCCGGGCGCGTCCGGACACAACGGCCTGAAGTACATCAACGGCCTCAGCGTCGACGGCCGGGCCACCGATCAGACATTTCTTCCGGAGTCGTTCATCCGTACCGGCGGCGACGTGACGTTCTCGCTCTCCGCAACCCCCACTATGGTCTGGGGCGCTGCGGAGGCCGCCGCGCCACCGTCGTTCGGCGCAGCAGCTCCGCCGTCGCAGCAGCGGTCGTGAGAGGCGATTCGCATGGTTGAGTCGCCGACCCCGACAGCGTCGGACCAGCTTGCACGGCCGGGTTACTCCCACCCGAAGTCGTAACGCGAGCGACACGCTCTAGCCTTGGCCTGTTCCCGAAGACGACGAAGGCCACCGATGAATGCCGATGACATCATGATCCAGCGCCGGCTGGCCGAGCTGCGAGTCGCGCCGTGGAGCTGCTGACCCTCGACCAGATCAATGCGGCGGCGGAGCTGCTGAAGCCGGTGGTGCGGCCGACCCCGGTCGTCGCGTCGCGGATACTCTCCGACTGCATGAGCCGACAGGTGTGGCTCAAATGCGAGAACCTGCAGCGCACTGGGTCGTTCAAGGCGCGTGGAGCTTACAACCGGATCGCCAATCTCAACGTCGAGGACCGGGCTCGTGGTGTGGTGGCGGCCAGCGCCGGTAACCATGCGCAGGGCGTCGCTTGGGCCGCGACCGAACTCGGGATCGCGTCGACGGTGTTCATGCCGGTCACCGTCGCGCTCCCGAAGCTGGCGGCCACCAAGGCTTATGGCGCACACGTTCACCTGATCGGCGACACGATCGATGACGCGCTGGTGGCGGCGCGCGAGTACGCGGAGCAGCACGACGCGGTGTTGATCCACCCGTTCGATCACCCCGACGTCATCGCCGGCCAGGCCACCGTCGGGCTGGAGATCCTGCAGCAGATCCCCGATGTCGCCACCATCGTGGTGCCTACCGGCGGCGGCGGCCTGGTAGCCGGAATCGCCACTGCGGCGCACTTTCTGGCGCCGCACGTCCGGGTCATCGGCGTGCAGGCCGCGAATGCGGCGGCCTGGCCGGCGTCGCTGGCGGCCAAGCATCCGGTGCGCTTGGAGTCGATGTCGACGATGGCCGACGGCATCGCCGTCGCCGCACCCGGGGCAATTCCTTTCGCCCATGTCCGGGCATTCGTCAACTCGATTCAGACGGTCAGCGAAGAGGCACTGTCGCGCGCGCTGTTGCTGTGCATAGAGCGGGTGAAACTCATCGTCGAACCGGCCGGGGCGGCAGCCGTGGCAGCGGTGATGACGTCGGCGCCCGAACCCGACGCGACCGGCCCCGTTTGCGCGGTCTTGTCCGGAGGCAACATCGACCCGCTGGTGCTGACCCACGTGGTCACCCACGGCCTGCGCGCAGCCGGCCGCTACCTCGCGATCAAAGTGACCATCCCGGACCGCCCCGGTGGGCTCAGCAGGCTGCTCGCCGTGGTCAGCGCGACCGGTGCCAGCGTGCTTGACGTGGTGCACGTCCGTACCGCACGCAAACTGGCGCTGGATGAAGTCGAGGTTCGGCTTACCCTCGAAACCCGCGGTGCAGCACACCGCGAGGAGGTGTTGGAGGCGCTGATCGGAGCCGGATTCGTCGTCTGCGTCGAGGACGCCTAGCCAGCGCGGCTCCTCCGTGGCGTCCGCGATGAGGACGAACGACTCTACTCCCGGCGCAAGAAACGAGAAAGACTCCGCGATAACCGACGTAAGCGGAGATTCGCCGTGGGTATTCGGAAGCGATAGGCGACTCCCGTGAGTCTCGTGGTCGAAGGAGCGGACAGGACATGACCAACGGCGATCCAACGGTGGTTCGGCACCCGAGCGGCGCATTGGTATCCACGCTGCCACAGGCCTTTCAGCAGACCGCAGCCCTCAAGCCGGACGCGGTGGCCATCCGCACGACCGGCGACGCCGTGGTCCTGACCTGGCGCCAGTACGCCGATCGGGTACGGAGGATCGCCTCCGGACTGGCCGCACTCGGCGTCCAACACGGGCACACAGTCGGTCTCATGCTGCGCAACCGCCCGGAGTTTCATTTGGCCGACACTGCCGCTATGCACCTGGGCGCGATCCCGTTCTCGATCTACAACACCTCGGCGCCGGACCAGATCCGGTACTTGTTCACCAATGCCGAGAACGCGGTCGTCTTCACCGAAAAAGACTTTCTGCCCGCTATCAGGGCGGCTGGCGCCGACCTCGCGCACCTGGTGGCCGTCGACGCCGATATCGACGGCTGCCACACCCTCGCAGATATCGAATCGCTAGGAGACAAAGCCGATTTCGACTTCGATTCGGTGTGGCGGTCGGTACGGCCGGACGATGTCGCAACACTGATCTACACATCGGGGACCACCGGCCCGCCCAAGGGCGTCGAGCTTACCCACGCCAATGTCATGGCCGAGTTCGCGGCCATCGTCGACCTCCTCGACCTGCGCCCAGACGATCGGATCACCTCATACCTGCCGCATGCACACATCGCCGACCGGGTGACCGGGCACTACGCCAACATGGTCCTGGGGGTGCCGATGACCGACGTCGCCGACCCCAGGGCGATCGCGCAGGCCCTGCCGGATGCTCGTCCCACGGTGTGGCTCGGGGTGCCGCGGGTGTGGCACAAGATCAAGGTCGGGATCGAGACGAAGCTCGACACGGAGGCGACCGGGCTCAAGCGGCGGTTGGCGCTGTGGGCCATCGACACCGGCGTACGCGCCGCCAGCCAGATGCTGGCCGGCAAATCCGTGTCCCCGTCACTTGCCCTGCGCCACAAGATCGCCGACCGTCTGGTGCTGGCCAAGGTGCGCGCCGCGCTCGGCCTGGACCACTTGCGCTGGGGAGTGACCGGGGCCGCCGCCATCCCGGTCGAAACGATCGAATTCTTCTGGGGCCTGGGCATTCCCGTCTACGAAGTGTGGGGCGAGTCGGAGTGTGT
The nucleotide sequence above comes from Mycobacterium pseudokansasii. Encoded proteins:
- a CDS encoding AMP-dependent synthetase/ligase encodes the protein MTNGDPTVVRHPSGALVSTLPQAFQQTAALKPDAVAIRTTGDAVVLTWRQYADRVRRIASGLAALGVQHGHTVGLMLRNRPEFHLADTAAMHLGAIPFSIYNTSAPDQIRYLFTNAENAVVFTEKDFLPAIRAAGADLAHLVAVDADIDGCHTLADIESLGDKADFDFDSVWRSVRPDDVATLIYTSGTTGPPKGVELTHANVMAEFAAIVDLLDLRPDDRITSYLPHAHIADRVTGHYANMVLGVPMTDVADPRAIAQALPDARPTVWLGVPRVWHKIKVGIETKLDTEATGLKRRLALWAIDTGVRAASQMLAGKSVSPSLALRHKIADRLVLAKVRAALGLDHLRWGVTGAAAIPVETIEFFWGLGIPVYEVWGESECVGGATSNRPDANKVGSVGRALRNVEISLADDDELLIRGPIVMRGYRKQPEKTAEAIDADGWLHTGDIGTIDERGFVTIVDRKKELIVNESGKNLSPTNIEMAIQETSPLIDQVVAIGDARPYVTALIVLESEAAAAQAAALGMADHSAAAFAQRPEASEMLAAAVREGNSKLSRVEQIKRFVIVGTPWEPGGDELTPTMKLKRRPIAEKYSAEIDKLYAKTPGPDIVNLAD
- a CDS encoding FAD-binding oxidoreductase, which gives rise to MSDITARLVDIVGSANVLTGDAIPDDYSHDEELTQPPQRPAYVVKPATAEEVSRLLTAASDHRTPVTARGSGCGLSGAARPCEDGLLISFERMNRVLEIDTANQVAVVQPGLTLTELDAATVDSGLGYMVHPGELSSSVGGNVGTNAGGMRAVKYGIARHNVLGLQAVLPTGEIIRTGGKIAKVSSGYDLTQLIVGSEGTLALATEVIVKLHPRLDHSASVLAPFADFDQVMAAVPKIVASGLAPYILEYIDNLTMAALVHTQNLELGIPDQVRDSCQAYLLVAVENRTADRLLEDVETAGEMLAEMGAIDAYVLEGSSARKLIEAREKAFWAAKAAGADDIIDTVVPRASMPKFLSAARAQAAAAGGAAIGCGHAGDGNVHLAIICKEPAKKKQLMTDILALAMELGGAISGEHGLGHAKTPYFLQLEDPAKIALMHRIKQSFDPAGILNPGILFPADIT
- the ilvA gene encoding threonine ammonia-lyase produces the protein MELLTLDQINAAAELLKPVVRPTPVVASRILSDCMSRQVWLKCENLQRTGSFKARGAYNRIANLNVEDRARGVVAASAGNHAQGVAWAATELGIASTVFMPVTVALPKLAATKAYGAHVHLIGDTIDDALVAAREYAEQHDAVLIHPFDHPDVIAGQATVGLEILQQIPDVATIVVPTGGGGLVAGIATAAHFLAPHVRVIGVQAANAAAWPASLAAKHPVRLESMSTMADGIAVAAPGAIPFAHVRAFVNSIQTVSEEALSRALLLCIERVKLIVEPAGAAAVAAVMTSAPEPDATGPVCAVLSGGNIDPLVLTHVVTHGLRAAGRYLAIKVTIPDRPGGLSRLLAVVSATGASVLDVVHVRTARKLALDEVEVRLTLETRGAAHREEVLEALIGAGFVVCVEDA